A single Hevea brasiliensis isolate MT/VB/25A 57/8 unplaced genomic scaffold, ASM3005281v1 Scaf336, whole genome shotgun sequence DNA region contains:
- the LOC131177112 gene encoding LOW QUALITY PROTEIN: protein Ycf2-like (The sequence of the model RefSeq protein was modified relative to this genomic sequence to represent the inferred CDS: inserted 3 bases in 2 codons) produces MDPIQFSGSFIHIFFHQERFIKLLDSRIWSILLSRNSQGSTSNRYFTIKGVVLFVVVVLIYRINNRKMVERKNLYLTGLLPIPMNSIXPRNDTLEESFGSSNINRLIVSLLYLPKGKKISESSFLDPKESTWVLPITKKCIMSESNWGSRWWRNWIGKKRDSSCKISNETVAGIEISFKEKDIKYLEFLFVYYMDDPIRKDHDWELFDRLSPRKGRNIINLNSGQLFEILVKDWICYLMFAFREKIPIEVEGFFKQQGAGSTIQSNDIEHVSHLFSRKKWAISLQNCAQFHMWQFRQDLFVSWGNNPHESDFLSNISRIWLDNVWLVNKDRFFSKARNISSNIQYDSTRSSFVQGRNSSQLKGSSDQSRDHFDSISNEDSEYHTLINQRKIQQLKERSILWDPSFLQTERTEIESDRFPKCLSGYSSMSRLFTEGEKEMNNHLLPEEIEEFLGNPTRSIRSFFSDRSSELYLGSNPTERSTRDQKLLKKEQDVSFVPSRRSENKEIVNIFKIITYLQNTVSIHPISSDPGCDMVLKDELDMDSSNKISFLNKNPFFDLFHLFHDRNGGGYTLHHDFESEERFQEMADLFTLSITEPDLVYHKGFTFFIDSYGLDQKQFLNEVFNSRDESKKKSLLVLPPIFYEENESFYRRIRKKWVRISCGNDLEDPKQKIVVFASNNIMEAVNQYGLILNLIQIQYSTYGYIRNVLTQFFLMNRSDRNFEYGIQRDQIGNDTLNHRTIMKYTINQHLSNLKQSQKKWFDPLIFLSRTERSMNWDPNAYRYKWSNGSKNFQEHLEHFISEQKSRFLFQVVFDRLRINQYSIDWSEVIDKKDLSKSLRFFLSKLLLFLSKFLLFLSNSLPFFFVSFGNIPIHRSEIHIYELKGPNDQLCNQLVEPIGLQIVHLKKLKPFLLLLDDHDTSQKSKFLINGGTISPFLFNKITKWMIDSFHTRNNRRKSFDNTDSYFSMISHDQDNWLNPVKPFHRSSLISSFYKANRLRFLNNLHHFCFYCNKRFPFYVEKARIKNYDFTYGQFLNILFIRNKIFSLCGGKKKHAFLERDTISPIESQVSNIFIPNDFPQSGNERYNLYKSFHFPIRSDPFVRRAIYSIADISGTPLTEGQIVNFERTYCQPLSDMNLSDSEGKNLHQYLNFNSNMGLIHTPCSEKYLPSEKRKKRSLCLKKCVEKGQMYRTFQRDNAFSTLSKWNLFQTYMPWFLTSTGYKYLNLIFLDTFSDLLPILSSSQKFVSIFHDIMHGSDISWRILQKKLCLPQWNLISEISSKCLHNLLLSEEMIHRNNEPPLISTHLRSPNVREFLYSILFLLLVAGYLVRTHLFFVSRAYSELQTEFEKVKSLMIPSYMIELRKLLDRYPTSELNSFWLKNLFLVALEQLGDFLEEMRGSASGGNMLWGGGPAYGVKSIRSKKKFFNINLIDLISIIPNPINRITFSRNTRHLSHTSKEIYSLIRKRKNVNGDWIDDKIESLVANSDSIDDKEREFLVQFSTLTTEKRIDQILLSLTHSDHLSKNDSGYQMIEEPGAIYLRYLVDIHKKYLMNYEFNTPCLVERRIFLAYYQTTTYSQTSCGVNSFHFPSHGKPFSLRLALSPSRGILVIGSIGTGRSYLVKYLATNSYLPFITVFLNKFLDNKPKGFLIDDSDDIDDSDDIDDSDDIDDSDDIDVSDDIDVSDDIDRDFDTELEFLTRMNVLTMDMMPEIDRFYITLQFELAKAMSPCIIWIPNIHDLDVNESNYLSLGLLVNYLSRDCERCSTRNILVIASTHIPQKVDPALIAPNKLNTCIKIRRLLIPQQRKHFFTLSYTRGFHLENKMFHTNGFGSITMGSNVRDLVALTNEALSISITQKKSIIDTNIIRSALHRQTWDLRSQVRSVQDHGILFYQIGRAVAQNVFLSNCPIDPISIYMKKKSCNEGDSYLYKWYFELGTSMKKLTILLYLLSCSAGSVAQDLWSLPGPDEKNGITYYGLVENDSDLVHGLLEVEGALVGSSRTEKDCSQFDNDRVTLLLRPEPRSPLDMMQNGSCSILDQRFXYEKYESEFEEGEGEEVLDPQQIEEDLFNHIVWAPRIWRPWGFLFDCIERPNELGFPYWARSFRGKRIIYDEEDELQENDSEFLQSGTMQYQIRDRSSKEQGFFRISQFIWDPADPLFFLFKDQPFVSVFSHREFFADEEMSKGLLTSQTDPPTSIYKRWFIKNMQEKHFELLIHRQRWLRTNSSLSNGFFRSNTLSESYQYLSNLFLSNGTLLDQMTKALLRKRWLFPDEMKIGFM; encoded by the exons ATGGACCCAATTCAATTCAGTGGATCTTTCATTCACATTTTTTTCCATCAAGAACGTTTTATAAAACTCTTGGACTCCCGAATTTGGAGTATCTTACTTTCACGCAATTCACAGGGTTCAACAAGCAATCGATATTTCACGATCAAGGGTGTAGTACTATTTGTAGTAGTGGTCCTTATATATCGTATTAACAATCGAAAGATGGTCGAAAGAAAAAATCTCTATTTGACAGGGCTTCTTCCTATACCTATGAATTCCA GACCCAGAAATGATACATTGGAAGAATCCTTTGGGTCTTCCAATATCAATAGGTTGATTGTTTCGCTCCTGTATCTTCCAAAAGGAAAAAAGATCTCTGAGAGCTCTTTCCTTGATCCGAAAGAGAGTACTTGGGTTCTCCCAATAACTAAAAAGTGTATCATGTCTGAATCTAACTGGGGTTCGCGGTGGTGGAGGAACTGGATCGGAAAAAAGAGGGATTCTAGTTGTAAGATATCTAATGAAACCGTTGCTGGAATTGAGATCTCATTCAAAGAAAAAGATATCAAATATCTGGAGTTTCTTTTTGTATATTATATGGATGATCCGATCCGCAAGGACCATGATTGGGAATTGTTTGATCGTCTTTCTCCGAGGAAGGGGCGAAACATAATCAACTTGAATTCGGGACAGCTATTCGAAATCTTAGTGAAAGACTGGATTTGTTATCTCATGTTTGCTTTTCGTGaaaaaataccaattgaagtggagGGTTTCTTCAAACAACAAGGAGCTGGGTCAACTATTCAATCAAATGATATTGAGCATGTTTCCCATCTCTTCTCGAGAAAGAAGTGGGCTATTTCTTTGCAAAATTGTGCTCAATTTCATATGTGGCAATTCCGCCAAGATCTCTTCGTTAGTTGGGGGAATAATCCGCACGAATCGGATTTTTTGAGTAACATATCGAGGATTTGGTTAGACAATGTGTGGTTGGTAAACAAGGATCGGTTTTTTAGCAAGGCACGGAATATATCGTCAAATATTCAATATGATTCCACAAGATCTAGTTTCGTTCAAGGAAGGAATTCTAGCCAATTGAAGGGATCTTCTGATCAATCCAGAGATCATTTCGATTCCATTAGTAATGAGGATTCGGAATATCACACATTGATCAATCAAAGAAAGATTCaacaactaaaagaaagatcgatTCTTTGGGATCCTTCCTTTCTTCAAACGGAACGAACAGAGATAGAATCAGACCGATTCCCTAAATGCCTTTCTGGATATTCCTCAATGTCCCGGCTATTCACGGAAGGTGAGAAGGAGATGAATAATCATCTGCTTCCGGAAGAAATCGAAGAATTTCTTGGGAATCCTACAAGATCCATTCGTTCTTTTTTCTCTGACAGATCGTCAGAACTTTATCTGGGTTCGAATCCTACTGAGAGGTCCACTAGAGATCAGAAATTGTTGAAGAAAGAACAAGATGTTTCTTTTGTCCCTTCCAGGCGATCGGAAAATAAAGAAATAGTTAATATATTCAAGATAATCACGTATTTACAAAATACCGTCTCAATTCATCCTATTTCATCAGATCCGGGATGTGATATGGTTCTGAAGGATGAACTGGATATGGACAGTTCCAATAAGATTTCTTTCTTGAACAAAAATCCATTTTTTGATTTATTTCATCTATTCCATGATCGGAACGGGGGGGGATACACGTTACACCACGATTTTGAATCAGAAGAGAGATTTCAAGAAATGGCAGATCTATTCACTCTATCAATAACCGAGCCGGATCTGGTGTATCATAAGGGATTTACCTTTTTTATTGATTCCTACGGATTGGATCAAAAACAATTCTTGAATGAGGTATTCAACTCCAGGGATGAATCGAAAAAGAAATCTTTATTGGTTCTACCTcctattttttatgaagagaatgAATCTTTTTATCGAAGGATCAGAAAAAAATGGGTCCGGATCTCCTGCGGGAATGATTTGGAAGATCCAAAACAAAAAATAGTGGTATTTGCTAGCAACAACATAATGGAGGCAGTCAATCAATATGGATTGATCCTAAATCTGATTCAAATCCAATATAGTACCTATGGGTACATAAGAAATGTATTGACTCAATTCTTTTTAATGAATAGATCCGATCGCAACTTCGAATATGGAATTCAAAGGGATCAAATAGGAAATGATACTCTGAATcatagaactataatgaaatataCGATCAACCAACATTTATCGAATTTGAAACAGAGTCAGAAGAAATGGTTCGATCCTCTTATTTTTCTTTCTCGAACCGAGAGATCCATGAATTGGGATCCTAATGCATATAGATACAAATGGTCTAATGGGAGCAAGAATTTCCAGGAACATTTGGAACATTTCATTTCTGAGCAGAAGAGCCGTTTTCTTTTTCAAGTAGTGTTCGATCGATTACGTATTAATCAATATTCGATTGATTGGTCTGAGGTTATCGACAAAAAAGATTTGTCTAAGTCACTTCGTTTCTTTTTGTCCAAGTTACTTCTTTTTTTGTCCAAGTTTCTTCTCTTTTTGTCTAACTCACTTCCTTTTTTCTTTGTGAGTTTCGGGAATATCCCCATTCATAGGTCCGAAATCCATATCTATGAATTGAAAGGTCCGAATGATCAACTCTGCAATCAGCTGGTAGAACCAATAGGTCTTCAAATCGTTCATTTGAAAAAATTGAAACCCTTCTTATTGTTATTGGATGATCATGATACTTCCcaaaaatctaaatttttgatTAATGGAGGAACAATATCACCATTTTTGTTCAATAAGATAACAAAGTGGATGATTGACTCATTCCATACTAGAAATAATCGCAGGAAATCTTTTGATAACACGGATTCCTATTTCTCAATGATATCCCACGATCAAGACAATTGGCTGAATCCCGTGAAACCATTTCATAGAAGTTCATTGATATCTTCTTTTTATAAAGCAAATCGACTTCGATTCTTGAATAATCTACATCACTTCTGCTTCTATTGTAACAAAAGATTCCCTTTTTATGTGGAAAAGGCCCGTATCAAGAATTATGATTTTACGTATGGACAATTCCTCAATATCTTGTTCATTCGCAACAAAATATTTTCTTTGTGCGGCGGTAAAAAAAAACATGCTTTTTTGGAGAGAGATACTATTTCACCAATCGAGTCACAGGTATCTAACATATTCATACCTAATGATTTTCCACAAAGTGGTAACGAAAGGTATAACTTGTacaaatctttccattttccaatTCGATCCGATCCATTCGTTCGTAGAGCTATTTATTCGATCGCAGACATTTCTGGAACACCTCTAACAGAGGGACAAATAGTCAATTTTGAAAGAACTTATTGTCAACCTCTTTCGGATATGAATCTATCTGATTCAGAAGGGAAGAACTTGCATCAGtatctcaatttcaattcaaacATGGGTTTGATTCACACTCCATGTTCTGAGAAATATTTACCATCCGAAAAGAGGAAAAAACGGAGTCTTTGTCTAAAGAAATGTGTTGAAAAAGGGCAGATGTATAGAACCTTTCAACGAGATAATgctttttcaactctctcaaaatGGAATCTATTCCAAACATATATGCCATGGTTCCTTACTTCGACGGGGTACAAATATCTAAATTTGATATTTTTAGATACCTTTTCGGACCTATTACCGATACTAAGTAGCAGTCAAAAATTTGTATCCATTTTTCATGATATTATGCATGGATCAGATATATCATGGCGAATTCTTCAGAAAAAATTGTGTCTTCCACAATGGAATCTGATAAGTGAGATTTCGAGTAAGTGTTTACATAATCTTCTTCTGTCCGAAGAAATGATTCATCGAAATAATGAGCCACCATTGATATCGACACATCTGAGATCGCCAAATGTTCGGGAGTTCCTCTATTCaatccttttccttcttcttgttgCTGGATATCTCGTTCGTACACATCTTTTCTTTGTTTCCCGAGCCTATAGTGAGTTACAGACAGAGTTCGAAAAGGTCAAATCTTTGATGATTCCATCATACATGATTGAGTTGCGAAAACTTCTGGATAGGTATCCTACATCTGAACTGAATTCTTTCTGGTTAAAGAATCTCTTTCTAGTTGCTCTGGAACAATTAGGAGATTTTCTAGAAGAAATGCGGGGTTCTGCTTCTGGCGGCAACATGCTATGGGGTGGTGGTCCCGCTTATGGGGTTAAATCAATACGTTCTAAGAAGAAATTTTTTAATATCAATCTCATCGATCTCATAAGTATCATACCAAATCCCATCAATCGAATCACTTTTTCGAGAAATACGAGACATCTAAGTCATACAAGTAAAGAGATTTATTCAttgataagaaaaagaaaaaacgtGAACGGTGATTGGATTGATGATAAAATAGAATCCTTGGTCGCGAACAGTGATTCGATTGATGATAAAGAAAGAGAATTCTTGGTTCAGTTCTCCACCTTAACGACAGAAAAAAGGATTGATCAAATTCTATTGAGTCTGACTCATAGTGATCATTTATCAAAGAATGACTCTGGTTATCAAATGATTGAAGAGCCGGGAGCAATTTATTTACGATACTTAGTTGACATTCATAAAAAGTATCTAATGAATTATGAGTTCAACACACCCTGTTTAGTAGAAAGACGGATATTCCTTGCTTATTATCAGACAACCACTTATTCACAAACCTCGTGTGGGGTGAATAGTTTTCATTTCCCATCTCATGGAAAACCCTTTTCGCTCCGCTTAGCCCTATCCCCCTCTAGGGGTATTTTAGTGATAGGTTCTATAGGAACTGGACGATCCTATTTGGTCAAATACCTAGCGACAAACTCCTATCTTCCTTTCATTACAGTATTTCTGAACAAGTTCCTGGATAACAAGCCTAAGGGTTTTCTTATTGATGATAGTGACGATATTGATGATAGTGACGATATTGATGATAGTGACGATATTGATGATAGTGACGATATTGATGTGAGTGACGATATTGATGTGAGTGACGATATTGACCGTGACTTTGATACGGAGCTGGAGTTTCTAACTAGGATGAATGTGCTAACTATGGATATGATGCCGGAAATAGACCGATTTTATATCACCCTTCAATTCGAATTAGCAAAAGCAATGTCTCCTTGCATAATATGGATTCCAAACATTCATGATCTGGATGTGAATGAGTCGAATTACTTATCCCTCGGTCTATTAGTGAACTATCTCTCCAGGGATTGTGAAAGATGTTCCACTAGAAATATTCTTGTTATTGCTTCGACTCATATTCCCCAAAAAGTGGATCCCGCTCTAATAGCTCCGAATAAATTAAATACATGCATTAAGATACGAAGGCTTCTTATTCCACAACAACGAAAGCACTTTTTTACTCTTTCATATACTAGGGGATTtcacttggaaaataaaatgttCCATACTAATGGATTCGGGTCCATAACCATGGGTTCCAATGTACGAGATCTTGTAGCACTTACCAATGAGGCCCTATCGATTAGTATTACACAGAAGAAATCAATTATAGACACTAATATAATTAGATCTGCTCTTCATAGACAAACTTGGGATTTGCGATCCCAGGTAAGATCGGTTCAGGATCATGGGATCCTTTTCTATCAGATAGGAAGGGCTGTTGCACAAAATGTATTTCTAAGTAATTGCCCCATAGATCCTATATCTATCTATATGAAGAAGAAATCATGTAACGAAGGGGATTCTTATTTGTACAAATGGTACTTCGAACTTGGAACGAGCATGAAGAAATTAACGATACTTCTTTATCTTTTGAGTTGTTCTGCCGGATCGGTTGCTCAAGACCTTTGGTCTCTACCCGGACCCGATGAAAAAAATGGGATCACTTATTATGGACTTGTTGAGAATGATTCTGATCTAGTTCATGGCCTATTAGAAGTAGAAGGCGCTCTGGTGGGATCCTCACGGACAGAAAAAGATTGCAGTCAGTTTGATAATGATCGAGTGACATTGCTTCTTCGGCCCGAACCAAGGAGTCCCTTAGATATGATGCAAAATGGATCTTGTTCTATCCTTGATCAGAGATT CTATGAAAAATACGAATCGGAGTTTGAAGAAGGGGAAGGAGAAGAAGTCCTCGACCCGCAACAGATAGAGGAGGATTTATTCAATCACATAGTTTGGGCTCCTAGAATATGGCGCCCTTGGGGTTTTCTATTTGATTGTATCGAAAGGCCCAATGAATTGGGATTTCCCTATTGGGCCAGGTCATTTCGGGGCAAGCGGATCATTTATGATGAAGAGGATGAGCTTCAAGAGAATGATTCGGAGTTCTTGCAGAGTGGAACCATGCAGTACCAGATACGAGATAGATCTTCCAAAGAACAAGGCTTTTTTCGAATAAGCCAATTCATTTGGGACCCTGCGGATCCACTCTTTTTCCTATTCAAAGATCAGCCCTTTGTCTCTGTGTTTTCACATCGAGAATTCTTTGCAGATGAAGAGATGTCAAAGGGGCTTCTTACTTCCCAAACAGATCCTCCTACATCTATATATAAACGCTGGTTTATCAAGAATATGCAAGAAAAGCACTTCGAATTGTTGATTCATCGCCAGAGATGGCTTAGAACCAATAGTTCATTATCTAATGGATTTTTCCGTTCTAATACTCTATCCGAGAGTTATCAGTATTTATCAAATCTGTTCCTATCTAACGGAACGCTATTGGATCAAATGACAAAGGCATTGTTGAGAAAAAGATGGCTTTT
- the LOC131177121 gene encoding DNA-directed RNA polymerase subunit alpha-like: protein MAKPLPKIGSRRNGRIGSRKNSRKIPKGVIHVQASFNNTIVTVTDVRGRVISWSSAGTCGFRGTRRGTPFAAQTAAGNAIRTVVDQGMQRAEVMIKGPGLGRDAALRAIRRSSILLSFVRDVNPMPHNGCRPPKKRRWKCVESRTDNKRLYYGRFILSPLMKGQADTIGIAMRRALLGEIEGTCITRAKSEKIPHEFSTIAGIQESIHEILMNLKEIVLRSNLYGTCNASICVEGPGYVTAQDIILPPFVEIIDNTQHIASLTEAIDLCIGLQIERNRGYRINPTNNFQVQDGSYSIDAVFMPVRNANHSVHSYGNGNEKQEILFLEIWTNGSLTPKEALHEASRNLIDFFIPFLHAEEENLHLEKNQHKVTLPLFTFHDRLTKLRKNKKEIALKYIFIDQSELTPKIYNCLKRSNIHTLSDLLKKCQEDLMKIEHFRIDDVKHILGILEIEKHFAIDLPKNKI from the exons ATGGCAAAACCTTTACCAAAAATTGGTTCACGAAGAAACGGACGTATTGGTTCGCGTAAGAATTCACGTAAAATACCAAAAGGAGTTATTCATGTTCAAGCAAGTTTTAACAATACTATTGTGACCGTTACAGATGTACGGGGTCGAGTGATTTCTTGGTCCTCCGCTGGCACTTGTGGATTCAGGGGCACAAGAAGAGGAACGCCATTTGCTGCTCAAACCGCAGCAGGAAATGCTATTCGGACAGTAGTGGATCAAGGTATGCAACGAGCAGAAGTCATGATAAAGGGTCCTGGTCTCGGACGAGATGCGGCATTAAGAGCTATTCGCAGAAGTAGTATACTATTAAGTTTCGTCCGGGAtgtaaaccctatgccacataatGGCTGCAGACCCCCTAAAAAAAGGCGC TGGAAATGTGTTGAATCAAGAACCGATAATAAACGTCTTTATTATGGACGCTTTATTCTGTCTCCTCTTATGAAAGGCCAAGCCGACACAATAGGCATTGCGATGCGAAGAGCTTTGCTTGGAGAAATAGAAGGAACATGTATCACACGTGCAAAATCTGAGAAAATACCACACGAATTTTCTACTATAGCAGGTATTCAAGAATCAATACATGAAATTTTAATGAATTTGAAAGAAATTGTATTAAGAAGCAATTTGTATGGAACTTGTAACGCATCTATTTGTGTCGAGGGTCCTGGATATGTAACTGCTCAAGACATCATCTTACCGCCTTTTGTGGAAATCATTGATAATACACAGCATATCGCTAGCCTAACGGAAGCAATTGATTTGTGTATTGGATTACAAATCGAGAGGAATCGCGGCTATCGTATAAACCCAACAAATAACTTTCAAGTTCAAGACGGAAGTTATTCTATAGATGCTGTATTCATGCCTGTTCGAAATGCGAATCATAGTGTTCATTCTTatggaaatgggaatgaaaaGCAAGAGATACTTTTTCTCGAAATATGGACAAATGGAAGTTTAACTCCTAAAGAAGCACTTCACGAAGCCTCCCGGaatttgattgatttttttattCCTTTTCTACATGCAGAAGAAGAAAACTTACATTTAGAAAAAAATCAACACAAAGTTACTTTACCCCTTTTTACTTTTCATGATAGATTgactaaattaagaaaaaataaaaaagaaatagcaTTGAaatacatttttattgaccaatcagAATTGACTCCTAAGATCTATAAttgcctcaaaaggtccaatatacataCATTATCGGATCTTTTGAAAAAGTGTCAAGAAGATCTTATGAAAATTGAACATTTTCGCATAGACGATGTAAAACATATATTGGGTATTCTAGAAATAGAAAAACATTTCGCAATTGATTTACCAAAGAATAAAATATAA
- the LOC131177126 gene encoding 50S ribosomal protein L14, chloroplastic-like, translated as MKGIAFRGNRICFGRYALQALEPAWITSRQIEAGRRAMTRNARRGGKIWVRIFPDKPVTLRPTETRMGSGKGSPEYWVAVVKPADNSGARELMCIRIIGTSNRRYAHIGDVIVAVIKEAAPNSPLERSEVIRAVIVRTCKELKRDNGMIIRYDDNAAVVIDQEGNPKGTRIFGAIARELRQLNFTKIVSLAPEVL; from the exons ATGAAAGGAATAGCTTTTCGAGGTAATCGTATTTGTTTCGGCAGATATGCTCTTCAGGCACTTGAACCCGCTTGGATTACATCTAGACAAATAGAAGCGGGGCGACGAGCAATGACACGAAATGCACGCCGCGGTGGAAAAATATGGGTACGCATATTTCCCGACAAACCAGTTACTTTAAGACCTACGGAAACACGTATGGGTTCGGGGAAAGGATCTCCCGAATATTGGGTAGCTGTCGTTAAACCAG CGGATAACAGCGGAGCTCGAGAATTGATGTGTATTCGAATCATAGGGACTAGTAATCGCCGATATGCTCATATTGGTGACGTTATTGTTGCTGTGATCAAGGAAGCAGCACCAAATTCACCTCTAGAAAGATCAGAAGTAATCAGAGCTGTAATTGTACGTACTTGTAAAGAACTCAAACGTGATAATGGTATGATAATACGATATGATGACAACGCTGCAGTTGTCATTGATCAAGAAGGAAATCCAAAGGGAACTCGAATTTTTGGTGCAATCGCCCGGGAATTGAGACAgttaaattttactaaaatagtTTCATTAGCACCTGAAgtgttataa